The Brevibacillus brevis genome contains a region encoding:
- the cobA gene encoding uroporphyrinogen-III C-methyltransferase, which yields MSGAGKVYLVGAGPGDPKLITVKGMECLQKAEVVVYDRLANPALLEYAPQTAERIYCGKLPDHHTMRQESINELLAEKAQEGKVVVRLKGGDPCVFGRAGEEAQHLAERGIAFEIVPGVTAGIAASAYAGIPVTHRDHGSSFAVVTGHLREDKPELAVEKWRALANGIDTVAFYMGVANLPLIRTQLIKHGRDPHTPVAVISWGTLPQQAVVTGTLADIEERLAQNSHITNPAIILVGDVVKMREKINWFEATLAMEQVQQ from the coding sequence ATGAGCGGCGCGGGCAAAGTCTATCTCGTAGGAGCTGGCCCTGGCGATCCGAAGCTGATTACCGTAAAAGGAATGGAATGCCTGCAAAAGGCAGAGGTGGTTGTGTATGATCGTCTGGCAAATCCAGCCCTGCTGGAGTACGCGCCACAGACGGCAGAACGCATCTACTGCGGCAAGCTGCCGGATCATCACACGATGAGACAGGAATCCATTAACGAGCTATTGGCGGAAAAAGCGCAGGAAGGAAAAGTCGTCGTACGGCTAAAAGGTGGCGATCCTTGTGTGTTTGGACGAGCGGGAGAAGAAGCGCAGCATTTGGCTGAGCGAGGAATTGCCTTTGAAATCGTCCCGGGAGTAACAGCTGGGATTGCAGCCTCGGCGTACGCGGGTATTCCGGTGACACACCGCGATCACGGCTCGTCATTTGCTGTCGTGACGGGACATTTGCGCGAAGACAAGCCGGAGCTGGCGGTAGAAAAATGGCGTGCTCTCGCGAATGGGATCGACACCGTTGCCTTTTACATGGGAGTAGCCAATCTGCCGTTGATCCGCACCCAATTAATCAAGCACGGACGCGATCCACATACGCCAGTAGCCGTCATCTCTTGGGGAACACTCCCGCAGCAAGCGGTGGTAACGGGTACATTGGCTGACATTGAGGAACGTTTGGCGCAAAACAGTCACATCACGAATCCAGCTATCATTTTGGTCGGTGATGTCGTGAAGATGCGCGAGAAAATCAACTGGTTTGAAGCTACGCTTGCAATGGAGCAAGTGCAACAATAG
- a CDS encoding peroxiredoxin family protein: MKKYHNAWAIVVLLGLLGWGIFDAEYLNRQEPTASSGEQGNGQIGIEKGNTAPDFELQQIGGGTVKLSDLRGKKVILNLWATWCPPCRAEMPDMQRYYEENKEKGVVIIGVNLTDTESSPEAVADFVKLYGITFPILLDPDKEVANVYKAISIPTSYIIDSNGVVQNKYIGPMDEETMENMLSAIK, from the coding sequence ATGAAGAAATATCATAACGCTTGGGCGATCGTCGTACTCTTGGGGCTTTTGGGATGGGGCATTTTTGATGCGGAATACTTGAACAGGCAGGAGCCCACCGCTTCATCTGGCGAGCAAGGCAACGGGCAGATTGGAATTGAAAAAGGAAATACCGCTCCGGATTTTGAGCTGCAGCAGATAGGCGGCGGTACGGTCAAGCTGTCCGATTTACGGGGGAAAAAAGTCATTCTCAATCTGTGGGCGACGTGGTGTCCTCCTTGCCGGGCAGAAATGCCGGACATGCAGCGTTACTACGAAGAGAACAAAGAAAAAGGCGTAGTTATTATCGGTGTCAATCTGACCGATACGGAGTCGAGCCCGGAAGCGGTGGCGGATTTTGTGAAGTTGTATGGCATTACCTTCCCGATCTTGCTCGATCCCGATAAAGAAGTGGCGAATGTGTACAAAGCCATTTCGATTCCGACCAGCTACATCATTGATTCGAACGGTGTGGTCCAGAATAAATACATCGGCCCAATGGATGAAGAAACCATGGAGAACATGTTGTCTGCGATCAAATAG
- the cobM gene encoding precorrin-4 C(11)-methyltransferase encodes MKLYIVGAGPGDPDLITVKGLKLLQKADVIMYTDSLVNEELVALGNPKAEVLQSSGMALEEMVEQLVERISSGKTVVRLHTGDPSIYGAIMEQIALLKEKGIEVEIVPGVSSVFAAAAAVGAELTIPDLTQTIILTRAEGRTPVPEREKLRALAEHHCTLALYLSATLTKKVVRELIEAGWSEDTPVAVVQRASWPDQLIIRTTLKNLDEDMGKNGIRKHAMILAGWALDPNIHDKSEQYRSKLYDKTFTHGFRKGVKE; translated from the coding sequence ATGAAACTGTACATAGTGGGAGCGGGTCCCGGCGACCCTGATTTGATTACGGTAAAAGGCTTGAAGCTGCTGCAAAAGGCAGACGTCATTATGTATACCGATTCTCTCGTGAACGAGGAGTTGGTTGCGCTCGGCAATCCGAAGGCGGAAGTACTGCAAAGCTCGGGGATGGCATTGGAAGAAATGGTAGAACAATTGGTAGAACGGATTAGCAGTGGAAAAACAGTGGTACGCCTGCATACGGGCGATCCATCGATTTATGGCGCGATTATGGAGCAGATTGCACTGTTAAAGGAAAAAGGCATTGAAGTCGAAATCGTTCCTGGTGTGAGCTCCGTATTTGCGGCAGCGGCAGCAGTAGGAGCCGAGCTGACGATTCCTGATCTGACACAGACGATTATCCTCACCCGCGCAGAAGGTCGCACACCAGTACCAGAAAGAGAAAAGCTGCGTGCACTTGCTGAGCATCATTGCACACTGGCACTTTATTTGAGTGCGACTTTGACGAAAAAAGTAGTCCGTGAGCTGATCGAAGCTGGTTGGAGCGAGGATACGCCAGTAGCCGTCGTACAACGTGCAAGCTGGCCGGATCAATTGATCATTCGCACCACGCTGAAAAATTTGGACGAAGACATGGGCAAAAACGGCATTCGCAAGCACGCAATGATTTTGGCTGGCTGGGCATTGGACCCGAACATCCACGACAAGAGCGAGCAGTACCGTTCCAAGCTGTATGATAAAACCTTTACACACGGGTTCAGAAAAGGTGTGAAGGAATAA
- a CDS encoding cobyrinate a,c-diamide synthase, with protein MTDSRRIVIAGTGSGAGKTTVTIGLMAALKRKGHTVQGFKCGPDYIDPTYHTAVTGRASRNLDSFMLEHEIVKEIFVRGSEGADISIIEGVMGMYDGKEATSDKGSTAEISILTGSPVLLVVNCQSMARSAAAIVKGFQLLNPQARIVGVIANKVGSEGHHKIVKAAIEQECGIPVVGYLKRENELEIPERHLGLVPSVERGELTPLFEKLADLIAETVDLEQIWELAKAEPLQAEPTLFAPRKASANVTIAVAKDPAFHFYYPENLELLEAYGAKLAFFSPLAGEGVPEDADGLYIGGGFPEEFAAELSQNEAVKQSIRSAITKGLPTLAECGGYMFLTEAIVTTEGDSYPMVGLIPGKVTMQKKLAALGYREVRGKEGNFLLGTEEQAKGHEFHYSTYASDQELPTAYETKGLRGTKPEGYAQDNLVAGYTHLHFGSNPDLVERWLNRCAEVAARA; from the coding sequence ATGACGGACAGCCGCCGTATTGTGATTGCCGGAACAGGCAGTGGAGCGGGTAAGACAACCGTTACCATCGGACTGATGGCTGCTCTGAAAAGAAAAGGGCATACCGTTCAGGGCTTCAAGTGCGGACCTGACTACATCGATCCTACGTATCATACGGCTGTGACAGGCAGAGCCTCGCGCAATCTGGACAGCTTTATGCTGGAGCACGAGATCGTGAAGGAGATATTTGTCCGCGGCAGCGAGGGTGCAGACATCTCGATTATCGAGGGTGTCATGGGTATGTACGATGGCAAGGAAGCGACCAGCGATAAAGGCAGTACTGCCGAAATCAGCATCTTGACTGGCTCTCCGGTTCTGTTGGTGGTCAATTGTCAGAGCATGGCGCGCAGTGCGGCTGCGATTGTCAAAGGCTTTCAACTGCTCAATCCGCAGGCGAGAATCGTCGGTGTCATCGCGAACAAGGTCGGCAGTGAAGGGCATCACAAAATCGTGAAGGCAGCGATCGAGCAGGAGTGCGGGATTCCGGTCGTGGGCTACCTGAAACGGGAGAACGAGTTGGAAATACCGGAACGTCATCTCGGATTGGTGCCATCTGTCGAGCGTGGAGAGTTGACTCCCTTGTTTGAAAAGCTGGCTGACTTGATCGCGGAGACAGTCGATTTGGAACAAATCTGGGAGCTGGCAAAGGCAGAACCGCTGCAAGCGGAACCTACGCTGTTTGCTCCGCGAAAAGCATCTGCCAACGTCACCATTGCTGTAGCGAAGGACCCTGCTTTTCATTTTTACTATCCGGAAAATTTGGAGCTGCTCGAAGCATATGGCGCGAAGCTCGCGTTCTTTTCTCCGCTTGCCGGAGAGGGAGTGCCTGAGGACGCGGATGGCTTGTACATCGGGGGAGGCTTCCCGGAGGAATTTGCAGCAGAGCTATCGCAAAATGAAGCGGTGAAACAATCGATCCGATCTGCGATCACAAAAGGCTTGCCTACCTTGGCTGAGTGCGGCGGCTACATGTTTTTGACAGAGGCCATCGTGACGACAGAGGGCGACAGCTATCCGATGGTGGGGCTCATCCCAGGCAAGGTGACCATGCAGAAAAAGCTCGCAGCGCTTGGCTATAGGGAAGTGCGCGGCAAGGAAGGCAATTTCTTGCTCGGTACTGAAGAACAGGCAAAAGGGCATGAATTCCACTACTCTACGTATGCTTCGGATCAAGAGCTGCCAACAGCATATGAGACGAAAGGACTTCGCGGCACAAAGCCGGAGGGCTATGCCCAGGATAATCTGGTCGCTGGCTATACCCACTTGCATTTCGGCTCCAATCCCGACCTGGTTGAGCGTTGGTTGAACCGTTGCGCGGAGGTGGCCGCTCGTGCCTAA
- a CDS encoding precorrin-2 dehydrogenase/sirohydrochlorin ferrochelatase family protein yields the protein MTHYAMMVNLQNKRCLVVGGGQVAERKIGSLLAAGADVAVVSPSCTSTILEWAHAKRLMVAPRPFTPQDVEEAVLIIAATSDPAVNLAVYEACRPNQWINIVDRPDLCSFTVPSVISRGDLQIAISTGGNNPGLAKKMRRQLEESVGPEYEDYTLFLGSMRRQVLALAVSEADKRAILSELLDDRFLQWTKNGETDRRDREAEALLNTTKE from the coding sequence GTGACGCACTATGCCATGATGGTCAATCTACAAAACAAGCGTTGCTTGGTGGTCGGTGGCGGGCAGGTAGCCGAGCGGAAAATCGGGAGTCTGCTTGCTGCTGGTGCGGATGTCGCCGTTGTGAGTCCCTCCTGTACGTCAACCATCCTTGAATGGGCACACGCTAAGAGGCTGATGGTAGCACCACGCCCCTTTACCCCACAGGACGTAGAGGAAGCAGTGCTCATCATCGCGGCGACGAGTGATCCCGCCGTCAATCTGGCTGTATACGAAGCGTGCCGTCCGAATCAGTGGATCAACATCGTCGATCGCCCAGACCTCTGTTCTTTTACCGTTCCATCCGTCATTTCGCGCGGAGACTTGCAGATTGCCATCTCTACGGGTGGGAACAACCCGGGTCTGGCGAAGAAAATGCGCCGCCAGCTCGAAGAGTCGGTGGGACCCGAATACGAGGACTACACGCTTTTTCTTGGCAGCATGAGAAGACAAGTACTCGCACTGGCGGTGAGCGAAGCGGACAAACGGGCAATCTTGTCAGAGCTTTTGGACGACCGATTTTTGCAATGGACCAAAAACGGTGAAACCGACCGAAGGGATCGGGAGGCAGAAGCGCTGCTTAACACCACAAAAGAGTAG
- a CDS encoding cobyric acid synthase yields the protein MPKTLPLMVQGTSSDAGKSAIATALCRIFAQDGYKTAPFKSQNMALNSYVTLDGKEIGRAQGVQAEAAGILATTDMNPILIKPTRDSESQIVVNGEPYGNMKAFAYRTEFYDEGLRIIEEAYQRLASTYERVVIEGAGSPAEVNLNDRELVNMRVARLTNAPVILVADIERGGVFASLVGTLQLLEPEDRDRVIGVIINRFRGDLTLLQPGLDWFEEYTGKPVLGVVPFIPDLWIDAEDSLILHRYQGQRETPREIDIAVLRYPRISNFTDVDPFFVEPDCRMRFVTRVEELGEPDLIVLPGSKNTLEDLQFLRETGLAAAVKDLHHKGKTYIVGLCGGYQMLGDSIHDPAGVESPLQQLDGLGLIPMITTMEQKKTTVLSRGEAVFAKEKLTVEGYEIHMGQSAYSSNDFPFIQMEERTEGYCQEERQLIGTYFHGLFHNDHFRTLLLNSIREKKGLPPVTDRPSFVALREQGYDLLADTVRRHVKLDTIEEYMKAFQEKEVQYNVSHLSGD from the coding sequence GTGCCTAAAACCCTCCCGTTAATGGTGCAAGGTACCAGCTCGGATGCAGGAAAAAGTGCGATTGCAACAGCGCTGTGCCGGATTTTTGCCCAAGATGGCTACAAGACAGCTCCGTTCAAATCGCAAAATATGGCCTTGAATTCCTACGTGACGCTGGATGGAAAAGAAATCGGGCGGGCACAGGGTGTTCAGGCAGAGGCAGCGGGAATTCTGGCGACGACTGACATGAACCCCATTTTGATCAAGCCGACGCGGGATTCCGAATCGCAAATTGTCGTAAACGGCGAGCCATACGGTAACATGAAAGCTTTTGCCTATCGGACGGAATTTTATGACGAGGGCTTGCGGATCATTGAGGAAGCGTATCAACGACTCGCCAGCACCTATGAGCGGGTCGTCATCGAAGGGGCTGGCAGTCCGGCAGAGGTCAATCTGAATGACCGCGAGCTCGTCAATATGCGGGTCGCCCGTCTCACGAACGCGCCCGTCATTTTGGTGGCAGACATCGAGCGTGGGGGTGTGTTTGCCAGCTTGGTCGGTACCCTCCAGCTGCTCGAACCCGAAGATCGGGACCGCGTGATCGGTGTCATCATCAACCGTTTCCGTGGAGACCTGACGCTATTGCAGCCGGGGCTCGACTGGTTCGAAGAATATACGGGCAAGCCTGTCCTTGGTGTCGTGCCATTTATTCCAGACTTGTGGATTGATGCGGAGGATTCGCTGATTTTGCACCGTTATCAAGGTCAGCGTGAGACGCCGCGGGAGATTGACATTGCGGTATTGCGCTACCCGCGAATTTCCAATTTTACAGACGTGGACCCGTTTTTTGTAGAGCCGGATTGCCGGATGCGCTTTGTAACACGGGTGGAAGAGCTGGGTGAACCTGACCTGATTGTCTTGCCGGGCAGCAAGAATACACTCGAGGATTTGCAATTTCTGCGAGAGACAGGTCTTGCTGCGGCGGTCAAAGACCTTCATCATAAGGGCAAGACATATATCGTCGGTTTGTGCGGCGGCTATCAAATGCTGGGAGATTCTATTCACGATCCGGCTGGGGTCGAGTCTCCGTTGCAGCAGCTTGATGGGCTAGGTCTCATCCCGATGATCACGACGATGGAGCAGAAGAAAACGACAGTGTTGTCCCGCGGTGAAGCAGTATTTGCGAAGGAAAAGCTGACGGTGGAAGGCTACGAGATTCACATGGGGCAATCCGCTTATTCGAGCAATGATTTTCCGTTTATCCAAATGGAGGAGCGTACAGAGGGCTATTGCCAGGAGGAGCGGCAGTTGATCGGCACGTATTTTCATGGCCTGTTCCACAATGACCACTTCCGCACGCTGTTGCTGAATAGCATCCGTGAGAAAAAAGGACTCCCACCCGTCACGGATCGCCCATCCTTTGTCGCTCTGCGAGAGCAGGGGTATGATCTGTTGGCAGATACCGTTCGTCGCCATGTGAAGTTGGATACGATCGAAGAGTATATGAAGGCTTTTCAAGAAAAAGAGGTGCAGTATAATGTCAGTCATTTATCCGGCGATTGA
- a CDS encoding GNAT family N-acetyltransferase, which produces MLTNIFTLQERYALAFSTRTEHPQVRVYRDESVPDMYSHNFTEMMSVPTQDWVQAYIEQELRRAKEQQLGHLKLELHPSLPFSEELVSFATQLGFEVNTMLYMLAPLDVADKLAPNPQCSVLRGDSADVMEAGIRCLTAYDSVMINPDFAVRKANRKRQIYERGEIIPYVCFVDQEPVGACEWHLYKELVRMEEFFILDSWQRRGFGTEIIRVMMQDAKKLGATHMYLTTYADDTPQEMYSKLGFQEVGRHLEMIWLKN; this is translated from the coding sequence ATGCTCACGAATATTTTTACTTTGCAGGAGCGCTATGCCCTTGCTTTTTCTACGCGAACGGAGCATCCACAAGTGCGCGTATATCGCGATGAATCGGTCCCGGACATGTATAGCCATAATTTCACAGAAATGATGTCGGTTCCCACTCAAGACTGGGTGCAAGCTTATATCGAGCAAGAGCTTCGGCGTGCCAAAGAGCAGCAGCTCGGCCACTTGAAGCTGGAACTGCACCCGTCGTTACCTTTTTCAGAAGAGTTAGTGTCTTTTGCGACCCAGCTTGGGTTTGAGGTAAATACGATGCTGTACATGCTTGCTCCGCTGGATGTTGCCGATAAACTAGCGCCGAATCCTCAATGCTCCGTTTTGCGAGGGGATTCAGCTGACGTCATGGAAGCAGGCATACGCTGCCTTACTGCTTATGATTCCGTTATGATCAATCCTGATTTTGCTGTCCGTAAAGCGAACCGGAAAAGACAAATTTATGAAAGAGGTGAGATCATTCCGTATGTGTGCTTTGTCGATCAAGAGCCAGTCGGTGCATGTGAATGGCATCTTTACAAGGAACTTGTTCGTATGGAGGAATTTTTTATACTGGATTCCTGGCAGCGTAGAGGATTCGGCACGGAAATCATTCGGGTCATGATGCAGGACGCAAAAAAACTCGGCGCCACCCATATGTACTTGACGACTTATGCAGATGATACGCCGCAGGAAATGTACAGCAAGCTCGGCTTTCAAGAGGTCGGGAGGCATTTGGAAATGATCTGGCTAAAGAATTAA
- the cobI gene encoding precorrin-2 C(20)-methyltransferase, which produces MTKIGTLYGLGVGPGDPELITVKAFRLLQQSPVIAYPKKRMGSKSYAHQIAELYVQSPDKEMLGLVFPMTRDKEILEREWNNTVEIVWERLSEGKDVAFVTEGDPMFYSTFIHMMRVMHEEHPEVPIVTVPGVSSFLGAASRFNLPLADGDEQIGIIPATEDKEAMRKALENHDTVVFLKVAKVLPMIIGLLKEMGLAEKAAVATKVTSSEEMVWTDMRELERAELSYLTLMVVKK; this is translated from the coding sequence GTGACTAAGATCGGAACATTGTACGGACTGGGCGTAGGGCCCGGCGACCCTGAATTGATTACCGTCAAGGCATTTCGTCTATTGCAGCAATCGCCAGTGATTGCGTACCCGAAAAAACGCATGGGCAGCAAAAGCTACGCACATCAAATCGCGGAGCTGTACGTGCAGTCACCAGACAAGGAAATGCTCGGACTCGTATTCCCGATGACGCGGGACAAAGAAATTTTGGAGCGCGAGTGGAACAACACGGTGGAGATCGTCTGGGAACGACTGTCTGAAGGCAAGGATGTCGCTTTTGTAACGGAAGGCGATCCGATGTTTTACAGCACGTTTATCCACATGATGCGTGTCATGCATGAGGAGCACCCGGAAGTGCCAATCGTGACCGTACCAGGCGTCTCTTCGTTTCTGGGAGCAGCGTCCCGCTTCAATCTGCCGCTGGCGGATGGCGACGAGCAGATCGGCATCATCCCGGCGACAGAAGACAAGGAAGCTATGCGCAAAGCGCTTGAGAACCACGATACCGTCGTGTTCCTGAAGGTAGCGAAAGTACTGCCAATGATCATTGGCTTGCTGAAGGAAATGGGGCTGGCTGAAAAGGCAGCAGTAGCGACCAAGGTCACTTCCTCCGAGGAAATGGTTTGGACCGATATGCGTGAACTGGAGCGGGCAGAGCTTAGCTATCTTACACTGATGGTGGTGAAAAAGTAA
- the cobT gene encoding nicotinate-nucleotide--dimethylbenzimidazole phosphoribosyltransferase, translating into MSVIYPAIEPRNQEASEQTRQHVDQLTKPLGSLGRLEQLAIELAGMTGETMPVVTPPGVLVFAADHGVAREGVSAYPQEVTAQMVLNMVHGGAGVNVFARQIGAIQKIVDVGVAVEVEAPGVYNKRIRAGSGNMLKEAAMTADEATCSIAVGLDMAEAIIGEGAQVLIVGEVGIGNTTASSAILSALTGADPEQIVGRGTGLDDAGWQRKKAVVREALALHRPDATNPLDVLAKVGGLEIGAMAGAIMGAAARRVPVLLDGFIATVAALLAVRMEPLVADYLIAGHRSEEPGHDFVLQALGKEPLLSLKLRLGEGSGATLAFPIVEAATRMVREMATFASAGVSDR; encoded by the coding sequence ATGTCAGTCATTTATCCGGCGATTGAGCCACGAAATCAGGAAGCAAGTGAGCAAACGAGACAGCATGTGGATCAGTTGACGAAGCCGCTTGGCAGCCTTGGACGCCTGGAACAATTGGCTATTGAGCTGGCTGGGATGACAGGTGAGACAATGCCTGTTGTGACGCCGCCGGGCGTGCTTGTTTTTGCGGCCGATCACGGTGTGGCACGGGAAGGTGTCTCTGCCTATCCGCAGGAAGTGACAGCGCAAATGGTGTTGAATATGGTTCATGGCGGAGCTGGAGTCAACGTCTTCGCCAGACAAATCGGAGCCATCCAAAAAATCGTAGATGTCGGTGTAGCGGTCGAGGTCGAAGCACCGGGTGTTTACAACAAGCGAATCAGAGCAGGCTCGGGCAATATGCTGAAAGAAGCAGCGATGACCGCAGATGAAGCGACGTGCTCCATCGCAGTTGGCCTTGACATGGCAGAAGCGATTATCGGGGAAGGCGCCCAAGTCCTGATCGTCGGTGAAGTAGGCATTGGCAACACGACAGCCAGCAGTGCGATCCTGTCAGCCTTAACCGGAGCTGATCCTGAGCAAATCGTCGGACGAGGAACAGGGCTGGATGACGCAGGCTGGCAACGTAAAAAGGCAGTTGTTCGCGAAGCGCTTGCCTTGCATCGTCCGGATGCAACCAATCCGTTGGACGTTTTGGCAAAAGTCGGCGGACTGGAAATCGGAGCAATGGCTGGGGCGATCATGGGAGCAGCCGCTCGTCGCGTCCCTGTGCTGCTGGACGGCTTTATCGCTACGGTAGCGGCTTTGCTTGCTGTTCGAATGGAGCCACTCGTTGCTGATTACTTGATCGCCGGACACCGTTCTGAGGAGCCGGGGCATGATTTTGTCCTGCAAGCATTAGGCAAGGAGCCATTGCTCAGCCTGAAATTGCGACTGGGCGAAGGAAGCGGAGCAACATTGGCGTTTCCAATCGTGGAAGCAGCGACACGGATGGTTCGTGAGATGGCGACATTTGCATCAGCAGGAGTAAGTGACCGATGA
- a CDS encoding cobalt-precorrin 5A hydrolase, which translates to MKIIELIEGEIPVIEQRGDYAIVAITKHGVEMARDLAQKFPGTDLYYMSKFERGDEEARGIQLFSNSVRMLFPALWPAYKGLIIIISLGAVIRMIAPLLEDKKKDPGVVVVDDRGENVISVLSGHLGGANELAREVAAVMGARPIITTASDVQKTIPVDLFGRRFGWEWDSAEKLTPVSASVVNEERVAVINESGERDWWMHDTPMPPSIKEYATIAEAKADQPQAALVVSHRLLTPEEQSILDNGVLYRPKVIVLGMGCNRGTSAEEIEAVIKETLDELQFSIKSVKALATIELKKDEAGLIAVCEKYGWPFVWYSPEELNQVEISDPSDTVFKFTGAYGVSEPAAKLYAGVGELVLTKKKSGNATISVGLMPYHEEERA; encoded by the coding sequence ATGAAGATCATCGAACTGATCGAGGGAGAAATCCCTGTTATCGAGCAGCGCGGAGACTATGCGATCGTCGCCATCACGAAGCACGGAGTAGAGATGGCGCGCGATCTGGCACAGAAATTCCCTGGGACAGACCTGTACTACATGAGCAAGTTCGAGCGTGGAGATGAGGAAGCTCGCGGCATCCAGCTGTTTTCGAACAGTGTACGGATGCTGTTTCCCGCTCTCTGGCCTGCTTATAAAGGTTTAATCATCATTATTTCACTGGGTGCGGTTATTCGGATGATCGCACCTTTGCTTGAAGACAAAAAGAAAGACCCGGGTGTCGTCGTCGTCGATGACCGTGGGGAGAATGTCATCAGTGTGCTGTCCGGCCATTTGGGCGGTGCCAATGAGCTGGCTCGCGAGGTAGCAGCAGTCATGGGTGCTCGTCCGATTATCACGACAGCATCTGACGTACAAAAGACGATTCCGGTCGATCTATTTGGCAGACGTTTTGGCTGGGAGTGGGATTCCGCTGAAAAGCTGACGCCAGTCAGTGCTTCTGTCGTTAACGAGGAGCGTGTAGCTGTCATCAATGAATCCGGCGAACGCGACTGGTGGATGCATGACACGCCGATGCCGCCGTCCATCAAGGAATACGCGACAATCGCGGAGGCCAAAGCCGATCAGCCGCAAGCTGCTCTGGTTGTCTCACACCGCTTGCTCACACCGGAGGAACAATCGATTTTGGACAACGGCGTCCTTTATCGTCCGAAGGTCATCGTGCTCGGGATGGGCTGCAATCGTGGAACCTCCGCAGAGGAGATTGAGGCAGTCATTAAGGAAACGCTGGATGAACTGCAATTTTCGATCAAAAGTGTAAAAGCACTGGCGACCATCGAACTGAAAAAAGATGAAGCGGGTCTGATCGCCGTTTGCGAAAAATACGGCTGGCCATTCGTCTGGTATTCGCCTGAAGAGTTGAATCAGGTAGAGATCAGCGATCCGTCTGATACCGTCTTCAAATTCACTGGAGCGTACGGAGTGAGCGAGCCTGCCGCGAAGTTATACGCAGGCGTGGGGGAACTCGTTTTGACCAAGAAGAAGTCGGGCAATGCCACCATTTCGGTCGGATTGATGCCCTATCACGAGGAGGAGCGCGCATGA
- the cbiE gene encoding precorrin-6y C5,15-methyltransferase (decarboxylating) subunit CbiE — protein sequence MTQAMKVIGIGDDGQQSLLPLYRTWIEESELLVGGERHLSFFPEYTGEKRVLKGGLTAMVEELRTETRKTVILASGDPLFYGIGSLLAKKLKVELYPHLSSIQLAFAKMGEAWQDATLASVHGRSIKGLAQRIDGKEKVALLTDRENSPAAIARYLLSFQMTEYDAFVAENLGSEEERTGWYSLEEMADGVFSDLNVVILKKRRPSPVWPFGIADEEFSQRKPDKGLITKKEVRILSIAQLQLHAKSIVWDIGTCTGSVAIEAARIAREGEVYGVEKNADDLENCRQNMAKFRTDLTVVGARAPHGLEEFPDPDAVFIGGSGGELRELLNICCTRLRPNGRIVVNAATIETLYEATQAFAQEGFETSVTLAQLSRSKPILSLTRFEALNPIYIITAWAKQA from the coding sequence ATGACACAGGCGATGAAAGTAATTGGAATCGGGGATGATGGACAGCAGAGTCTGCTGCCGTTGTACCGGACTTGGATAGAGGAAAGTGAATTGTTGGTTGGAGGAGAGCGACACCTCAGTTTTTTCCCAGAGTATACAGGAGAAAAGCGTGTACTGAAGGGCGGACTGACCGCGATGGTGGAGGAGCTGCGCACAGAGACGCGAAAGACGGTCATTCTGGCGTCAGGCGACCCGCTCTTTTACGGGATCGGCAGCTTGCTTGCCAAAAAGCTGAAAGTAGAGCTTTACCCGCACCTGAGCTCCATCCAGCTCGCTTTTGCCAAAATGGGAGAAGCATGGCAGGATGCGACACTTGCTAGTGTGCACGGACGCAGTATCAAAGGTCTGGCACAGCGGATCGACGGGAAGGAAAAGGTTGCACTGCTGACGGATCGGGAAAACTCTCCAGCAGCGATCGCCCGCTATCTCCTCTCGTTCCAGATGACCGAGTACGATGCGTTCGTGGCGGAGAATCTCGGTAGTGAAGAAGAGCGGACAGGCTGGTATTCCCTTGAGGAAATGGCAGATGGTGTATTCTCTGATCTGAATGTCGTGATTTTGAAAAAACGCCGTCCAAGCCCGGTATGGCCGTTCGGAATCGCAGATGAGGAGTTCTCCCAGCGCAAGCCGGACAAGGGACTCATTACGAAAAAAGAAGTGCGCATTTTAAGCATTGCGCAGCTGCAATTGCATGCCAAAAGCATCGTCTGGGACATCGGCACCTGCACAGGCTCTGTCGCAATCGAAGCGGCACGGATCGCACGTGAGGGTGAAGTGTACGGCGTAGAGAAGAATGCGGACGATCTGGAAAACTGCCGCCAGAACATGGCGAAGTTTCGCACGGATTTGACGGTTGTAGGCGCCCGTGCCCCGCATGGTTTGGAGGAGTTCCCAGACCCGGATGCCGTGTTTATCGGCGGCAGTGGCGGAGAATTGCGCGAGCTGTTGAACATCTGCTGCACACGACTGCGCCCGAATGGCCGGATTGTGGTGAACGCAGCGACCATTGAGACATTGTACGAAGCGACACAAGCATTCGCGCAGGAAGGATTCGAGACATCGGTGACACTGGCGCAGCTATCGCGCAGCAAGCCGATTTTGTCCCTGACGCGCTTTGAAGCATTGAATCCGATCTACATCATTACCGCATGGGCCAAGCAGGCTTAA